In bacterium, the following proteins share a genomic window:
- a CDS encoding alpha/beta hydrolase: MRLDKGPFFWKDRPRTMLSVWLHGWATDSRVFAPLTGALSASTGTPCLHPNLAGHLRLERPERWATVLAGHLESVAPANEPLVLAGWSLGAMLALEAAPLLGDRLSGLILLSGCARFIREQSNPSGQDPRALHLMQRRLPGSAARVLDDFYDNLFSPRQTEHRQRLREELEPAWLEQDKAWLAAGLEYLLRTDLRPLPAGIRVPVLALHGAADRVIAPQLGRELARSLPAARLIELEREGHLPFWPRCGRLTDELGGFIADVEKLWRDNG, from the coding sequence GTGAGACTGGACAAGGGGCCTTTTTTCTGGAAGGATCGACCGCGGACCATGCTTTCAGTCTGGCTGCACGGCTGGGCCACGGACAGCCGGGTGTTCGCCCCGCTGACCGGAGCCCTGTCCGCCTCGACCGGAACGCCCTGCCTTCACCCCAACCTGGCCGGCCATTTGCGTCTGGAGCGCCCGGAGCGCTGGGCCACGGTCCTGGCCGGTCACCTGGAGAGCGTGGCGCCGGCAAATGAGCCGCTCGTGCTCGCCGGCTGGTCGCTGGGGGCCATGCTGGCCCTGGAGGCCGCTCCGCTGCTGGGAGACCGTCTGTCCGGCCTGATTCTGCTTTCCGGCTGCGCCCGTTTCATCCGTGAGCAGTCCAACCCCTCAGGCCAGGACCCGCGCGCGCTGCACCTGATGCAGCGCCGTCTGCCCGGCTCGGCTGCCCGGGTGCTGGACGATTTCTACGACAACCTGTTCAGCCCGCGTCAGACAGAGCACCGTCAGCGCCTGCGCGAGGAGCTGGAGCCGGCCTGGCTGGAGCAGGACAAGGCCTGGCTGGCCGCCGGCCTGGAATACCTCCTGCGGACCGACCTACGCCCGCTCCCGGCCGGGATACGGGTGCCAGTGCTGGCCCTCCACGGGGCGGCCGACCGCGTGATCGCCCCGCAACTGGGGCGTGAGCTGGCCCGTTCTCTGCCCGCGGCCCGCTTGATCGAGCTGGAGCGCGAGGGGCACCTTCCGTTCTGGCCCCGCTGCGGGCGGCTGACAGATGAGCTGGGCGGCTTTATCGCCGACGTGGAAAAACTCTGGAGAGACAATGGCTGA
- a CDS encoding DUF2723 domain-containing protein — protein MYSREYYIGAAVAFLFVMLILTLTMAPTVTFWDAGEFLAASYTLGIPHPPGTPLFVVLGRTISVLPLPFSVAERLNFLSVICGSVCAMLLYLVAVKVLQNMVEDSRSAAGRLVVHGGGLAAAFITPFLFSVWTNCTEAEVYAIATATMLLVGWLMTYMGSLTDQRHVKNVLLLVIYIVSLSIANHLIVLLIAPAVVVYTLLHDRDQRSYWLSVLGCFAGLYLLVMKGLDLNAVAQHLNQKTSGGTGIFVSIYLHLAALLGVLGGFYNFVESWPTLFLGAMLLAGCLFWAVRERSLNFFLTALGLFLLGFSIHLYLLIRSGLLPPINEGQPDNLAALWAVIGREQYGSAYGILPRQVWSMITGKDAVSSASDLIGNIGVYFKYNIPFYFKYFGWQFGNTAVSTVFILLGVYGAYEHWRHERKSFWFWLTTFLVTGLILNTYMNFKLGYTQAQGAYPNQDMHEVRERDYFFMVSYAFFGLWCGLGLAGIVNRLRLAFRVDSAKPILARPVFLLLGLLFLAPAFVPLYANWSKSSRADNYVPPVYARNIMNSMEPNGILFTNGDNDTFPLWYIQEVEGVRKDCRVVNLSLLNTDWYIRQMRNQEPKVPISYTEQQIMGLRPFLLDKEMKFKFGEVELTFAKNSVMYVKDIMILDILRTNKWQKPVYFTTTVPPSNRAGLDPYLTMVGSLYKVNPVRSETLAASDSNLAPLGENGICLDIEGTRHLIYDVYKYDSFFRESESREDADIRLVEHFAAPFAYLGSVYLQHGQAEKAMEANLRARSFMQERHRWDFALASLYCRAGQYDNALAMLDSFATAQGQNLPVWYTQTAQLAMNNGAFDQAARFVEKSLELDPHYRDGYASLFVIHKQSGDKEKAAQVLERFIKSFPDETARVTPLLEAYRATGQIDLNTAFGVTAR, from the coding sequence ATGTACAGCAGGGAATACTACATCGGCGCAGCCGTCGCCTTTCTCTTCGTCATGCTCATTCTCACCCTGACCATGGCGCCCACTGTCACATTCTGGGATGCCGGAGAGTTCCTGGCCGCCTCCTACACCCTCGGCATCCCCCATCCGCCCGGAACCCCGCTGTTCGTTGTCCTGGGCCGCACGATCTCGGTCCTGCCGCTGCCGTTCTCTGTCGCCGAGCGCCTGAATTTCCTCTCGGTGATCTGCGGCTCGGTCTGCGCGATGCTGCTCTACCTGGTCGCGGTCAAGGTGCTCCAGAATATGGTCGAGGACAGCCGCAGCGCGGCGGGACGGCTGGTGGTGCACGGCGGAGGACTGGCCGCCGCTTTCATCACCCCGTTCCTCTTTTCGGTCTGGACCAACTGCACCGAGGCCGAGGTCTACGCCATCGCCACGGCGACCATGCTCCTGGTGGGCTGGCTGATGACCTACATGGGCTCGCTGACCGACCAGAGACACGTGAAAAATGTCCTGTTGCTGGTGATCTACATCGTCAGCCTCTCGATCGCCAACCATCTGATAGTGCTTCTGATCGCCCCGGCGGTGGTGGTCTACACCCTGTTGCACGACCGTGACCAGCGCAGCTACTGGCTCTCGGTGCTGGGCTGTTTCGCCGGGCTGTACCTGCTGGTGATGAAAGGCCTGGACCTTAACGCCGTGGCGCAGCACCTTAACCAGAAAACGAGCGGCGGGACCGGGATTTTTGTATCGATTTATCTTCACCTGGCCGCGTTGCTGGGGGTGCTGGGCGGGTTCTACAATTTCGTGGAAAGCTGGCCGACGCTGTTCCTGGGAGCGATGCTCCTGGCGGGATGCCTGTTCTGGGCCGTGCGCGAGCGCTCGCTCAATTTCTTTCTCACCGCGCTGGGACTGTTCCTGTTAGGCTTCAGCATCCATCTCTACCTGCTGATCCGCTCCGGGCTGCTGCCGCCGATCAACGAGGGCCAGCCCGACAACCTGGCCGCGCTCTGGGCCGTGATCGGGCGCGAGCAGTACGGCAGCGCCTACGGCATCCTGCCGCGCCAGGTCTGGAGCATGATCACCGGCAAGGATGCGGTCAGCTCGGCGTCCGACCTGATCGGCAACATCGGTGTGTATTTCAAGTACAACATCCCGTTCTACTTCAAATATTTCGGCTGGCAGTTCGGTAACACCGCAGTCTCGACCGTGTTCATCCTGCTCGGGGTCTACGGGGCCTACGAGCACTGGCGCCACGAGAGGAAATCGTTCTGGTTCTGGCTGACCACGTTCCTGGTCACCGGGCTGATCCTGAACACCTACATGAACTTCAAGCTCGGCTACACCCAGGCCCAGGGCGCCTACCCGAACCAGGACATGCACGAGGTGCGCGAGCGGGACTACTTCTTCATGGTCTCCTACGCCTTCTTCGGCCTCTGGTGCGGCCTGGGCCTGGCGGGTATTGTCAACCGCCTGCGCCTGGCGTTCCGGGTGGACAGCGCCAAGCCGATCCTGGCGCGGCCGGTGTTCCTGCTGTTGGGACTGCTGTTCCTGGCGCCGGCCTTTGTCCCGCTGTACGCCAACTGGAGCAAGTCCTCCCGCGCCGACAACTACGTACCCCCGGTCTATGCCCGCAACATCATGAACTCCATGGAGCCGAACGGGATACTGTTCACCAACGGCGACAACGACACGTTCCCGCTCTGGTACATCCAGGAGGTGGAGGGTGTGCGCAAGGACTGCCGGGTGGTGAACCTCAGCCTGCTCAACACCGACTGGTACATCCGCCAGATGCGCAACCAGGAGCCGAAAGTCCCGATCAGCTACACCGAGCAGCAGATCATGGGCCTGCGGCCTTTCCTCCTGGACAAGGAGATGAAATTCAAGTTCGGCGAGGTCGAACTCACTTTCGCCAAGAACTCGGTCATGTACGTCAAGGACATCATGATCCTCGACATCCTGCGTACAAACAAGTGGCAGAAACCGGTCTATTTCACCACCACAGTTCCGCCCTCGAACCGCGCGGGGCTCGACCCCTACCTGACCATGGTCGGCTCGCTCTACAAGGTCAACCCGGTCCGGAGCGAAACCCTGGCCGCCTCCGACTCCAACCTGGCCCCGCTGGGCGAGAACGGAATCTGCCTGGACATCGAGGGCACGCGCCACCTGATCTACGATGTCTACAAATATGATTCGTTCTTCCGCGAGAGCGAGAGCCGCGAGGACGCCGATATCCGTCTGGTGGAACATTTCGCCGCGCCGTTCGCCTACCTGGGCAGCGTGTACCTGCAGCACGGCCAGGCCGAGAAGGCGATGGAGGCCAACCTGCGCGCCCGCTCGTTCATGCAGGAGCGCCACCGCTGGGATTTCGCCCTGGCCTCGCTCTACTGCCGTGCCGGGCAGTACGACAACGCCCTGGCCATGCTCGATTCGTTCGCCACGGCCCAGGGTCAGAACCTCCCGGTCTGGTACACCCAGACCGCCCAGTTAGCGATGAACAACGGCGCTTTCGACCAGGCGGCCCGGTTCGTGGAGAAAAGCCTGGAGCTCGACCCGCATTACCGCGATGGCTACGCCAGCCTTTTCGTGATCCACAAACAGTCCGGCGACAAGGAGAAAGCCGCCCAGGTGCTGGAGCGTTTCATCAAGTCTTTCCCGGATGAGACGGCCCGGGTCACCCCGCTGCTCGAGGCTTACCGCGCCACCGGCCAGATCGACCTGAACACGGCTTTCGGTGTGACCGCGCGCTGA
- a CDS encoding DUF2723 domain-containing protein, which translates to MHTKDHFIGAALTGILVLVAYILTMAPTVTFWDAGEFLSAAYTLGIPHPPGTPLFVNIGRVVCSLPLPFEIAPRLNFVSVLCGVASAVLIYLIAAHLLEKLAGNRQAPGRRLVVLGGAAAAAIIPAFLFTEWTNVTEFEVYAAAMATILLCSWLCLKMGSVDNPLRTQRILLLIIYLVALSIANHLIVLLVAPAVVVYVLLNEPERRNYWLSIILSLVGLYIMVLKGLDLDKVGATLDKHHSGGPLHLGTILWSLVSGLPEVLFRLGAHVQSWGAFILGLLLSVAALWWAGRKRALGFVWLAAALFLLGFSIHLFLLIRSGLNPPLNEGNPSTFAAFWAEIGREQYGSAYGLLPRQAWTVITGKTAVTSLSDLVENIQVFFAHNVPFYTKYFGWQYGGPALSFLFFLIGLYGAFEHWRIDRKSFWFWLTVFLVTGMVLNIYMNFKLEFMLSRDKYPGNGLHEVRERDYFFLVSFVFFGVWSGLGLAALVNRLRSAMLGSGAAGPGERTVFGVLGTALLCTAFLPMGLNWSKAERSGNHIPQVYARNVLNSLDKDAILFTNGDNDTFPLWYAQEVEGLRKDCRVVNLSLLNLNWYIRQMRDREPRLPIGYSDSTLDKLYGFVLEKPMRFRMDSVDLSFDKGETIWVKDIIVLDIVRNNHWKRPIYFTNTTPPDGRTKLNPYCTMEGMVTRLNPEKAEALALRDSAIAPTGDPNTYVNIRVTDSLYSHVYKFDTFFDQGRKLEGEDAETLNRTGSPLVFLSFGQNIRGDLESSLQTRLLARKFLTQGGNWSRQLDYTLGSLLLELGRPAEAFRMLDSLSAPPMLYSSLAETAANNGKPALAVSILHHTLEVHPDYREGYAHLFMLQNHLGRQDSASAALQMYLKQFPADTVVAQELERYQTTGDFNLTRAFNIAPQKRQ; encoded by the coding sequence ATGCACACAAAAGATCATTTCATCGGGGCCGCTCTGACCGGGATTCTTGTCCTTGTCGCCTACATTCTCACCATGGCTCCCACGGTCACTTTCTGGGATGCGGGCGAGTTTCTCTCCGCAGCCTACACCCTGGGCATTCCCCATCCGCCCGGCACACCGTTGTTCGTGAACATCGGGCGCGTGGTCTGCAGCCTTCCGCTGCCCTTTGAGATCGCGCCGCGCCTGAATTTCGTCTCGGTGCTCTGTGGTGTAGCCAGTGCCGTGCTGATCTACCTGATCGCGGCCCACCTGCTCGAAAAGCTCGCCGGCAACCGTCAGGCCCCAGGTAGACGGCTGGTAGTGCTGGGCGGCGCCGCGGCCGCGGCTATCATACCGGCATTCCTGTTCACCGAGTGGACCAACGTGACCGAGTTCGAGGTTTACGCCGCGGCCATGGCCACGATCCTGCTCTGTTCCTGGCTCTGCCTGAAAATGGGCTCGGTCGATAATCCGCTCCGCACACAGCGTATCCTGCTGCTGATCATCTACCTGGTGGCGCTGTCCATCGCCAACCACCTGATAGTCCTGCTGGTGGCCCCGGCGGTGGTGGTCTACGTGCTACTGAACGAGCCGGAGCGACGTAATTACTGGCTCTCTATCATCCTGTCCCTGGTGGGCCTGTACATTATGGTCCTCAAAGGGCTGGACCTGGACAAGGTGGGAGCCACGTTGGACAAGCACCACTCCGGCGGGCCGCTGCACCTGGGGACAATCCTCTGGAGCCTGGTCTCCGGCCTGCCCGAGGTCTTGTTCCGTCTGGGGGCGCACGTGCAGAGCTGGGGCGCATTCATCCTCGGCCTTCTGCTTAGCGTGGCCGCGCTGTGGTGGGCCGGACGCAAGCGGGCCCTGGGGTTTGTCTGGCTGGCCGCGGCCTTGTTCCTGCTGGGCTTCAGCATCCATCTTTTCCTGCTGATCCGCTCCGGTCTAAACCCGCCGCTCAACGAGGGCAACCCCAGCACTTTCGCCGCTTTTTGGGCCGAGATCGGCCGCGAGCAGTACGGCAGCGCCTACGGCCTTCTGCCGCGCCAGGCCTGGACCGTGATCACCGGCAAGACCGCGGTGACCTCGCTGAGCGACCTGGTTGAGAACATCCAGGTCTTTTTCGCGCACAATGTCCCGTTCTACACCAAGTATTTCGGCTGGCAGTACGGCGGCCCGGCCCTGAGTTTCCTGTTTTTCCTGATCGGGCTCTACGGCGCTTTCGAGCACTGGCGGATCGACCGCAAGAGTTTCTGGTTCTGGCTGACCGTGTTCCTGGTCACCGGGATGGTCCTGAACATCTACATGAATTTCAAGCTCGAGTTCATGCTCTCGCGCGACAAGTATCCGGGCAATGGCCTGCACGAGGTGCGCGAGCGCGACTATTTCTTCCTCGTCTCTTTCGTGTTCTTCGGGGTCTGGTCGGGCCTGGGGCTCGCCGCCCTGGTCAACCGTCTGCGAAGCGCCATGCTGGGCTCCGGTGCAGCCGGCCCCGGCGAGCGCACCGTTTTCGGCGTGCTGGGCACGGCCCTGCTGTGCACGGCCTTTCTGCCGATGGGACTCAACTGGTCCAAAGCCGAGCGCAGCGGCAACCACATCCCGCAGGTCTATGCCCGCAACGTGCTGAACTCGCTGGACAAGGACGCGATCCTGTTCACCAACGGCGACAACGACACGTTCCCGCTCTGGTACGCCCAGGAGGTGGAGGGCCTGCGCAAGGACTGCCGGGTGGTCAACCTCAGCCTGCTCAACCTGAACTGGTACATCCGCCAGATGCGCGACCGCGAGCCCCGTCTGCCCATCGGCTACAGTGACTCGACCCTGGACAAGTTGTACGGTTTCGTCCTGGAAAAGCCGATGCGTTTCAGGATGGACAGTGTGGACCTGAGTTTCGACAAGGGTGAAACTATCTGGGTCAAGGATATCATTGTCCTGGATATCGTGCGCAACAACCACTGGAAACGCCCGATCTATTTCACCAACACCACCCCGCCGGATGGCCGGACCAAGCTCAACCCCTACTGCACCATGGAGGGGATGGTCACGCGCCTGAACCCGGAGAAAGCCGAGGCACTGGCCCTGCGGGATTCGGCCATCGCGCCCACCGGCGACCCGAACACATATGTCAACATCCGGGTCACGGACAGCCTCTACAGCCATGTCTACAAATTCGATACGTTTTTCGACCAGGGCCGCAAGCTGGAGGGCGAGGACGCCGAGACCCTGAACCGCACCGGCTCGCCCCTGGTGTTTCTCAGTTTCGGCCAGAATATCCGCGGCGACCTCGAGTCCTCGCTTCAGACCCGGCTGCTGGCCCGCAAGTTCCTCACCCAGGGCGGCAACTGGAGTCGCCAGTTGGATTACACGCTCGGGAGCCTGCTGCTCGAACTCGGCCGTCCCGCTGAGGCGTTCCGGATGCTCGACTCGCTGAGCGCGCCGCCCATGCTCTATTCCAGCTTGGCCGAGACCGCCGCCAACAACGGCAAACCCGCCTTGGCCGTGTCGATACTGCACCATACCCTCGAGGTCCATCCCGATTACAGGGAGGGCTACGCCCACCTGTTCATGCTCCAGAACCACCTCGGCCGCCAGGATTCGGCCTCGGCGGCGCTACAGATGTACCTGAAACAGTTCCCCGCCGACACCGTAGTGGCTCAGGAACTGGAACGCTACCAGACCACTGGTGATTTCAACCTGACCCGCGCTTTCAACATCGCGCCCCAGAAGAGGCAGTAA